From Pseudomonadota bacterium, one genomic window encodes:
- a CDS encoding HEAT repeat domain-containing protein, with protein MKKQENGQISKGKMARLIKALKEGDSFDKEKAIETLVAFPDKTVIEQVIPLLDGNVTQARMSAWEVLKKVGHHNIEAVAALLDHESEDVRVYAAEILGTLKEKSTLPQLIKKIHDESPNVRNTVCIALGSFNDEIAVDALLEALHDDDWIAFSATEALGKTGNERAIKPLLAIFKDGSEEVSLAACEELMGFNDKKIKNEIFDILKRWEPEKRGAFVDIILDKVDDETFENMKERMGEEVFEHLFNSVRNDTGKPVSLIRLLAHFRRTEACDAILYVLSSMNPDDEEYTEVLNVFAHLSDVWKDRIAYYVEQNEGYAMPVIESCKIAGVKIAEALLLKIFLATSMDVKREIIKNLPVFLEGGGLSVIKEAIKDPDGHVRADALTVIGIMSLEVMKDDVITAVRKDFLDVRIHALKALMRLDFDNGLELIRTFVNNGSDDDKKLYLAVAKFGDADNNFPFVVKLLSDKDDKIRRAVISVIGHFLDDERYMAMFVKLLTDENIPHETLKVIREKRLTIFRDRLQEIFHDTDKELWTRYYALSALSTFEDGSLFDTFVNGLKDDNSIIKIACIKALADLNDVRALEHIYPFVQSNDNDVRSTAEFVIGRLEGF; from the coding sequence ATGAAAAAACAAGAAAACGGACAGATAAGTAAAGGGAAGATGGCACGCCTTATCAAGGCATTGAAGGAGGGGGACAGCTTTGACAAAGAAAAGGCCATAGAAACCCTGGTTGCTTTCCCTGACAAAACAGTCATCGAACAGGTTATCCCTCTCCTGGATGGCAACGTTACCCAGGCACGGATGTCCGCATGGGAGGTTTTGAAAAAGGTTGGACATCACAACATTGAAGCAGTAGCTGCCCTCCTTGATCATGAGAGCGAAGATGTAAGGGTATATGCAGCGGAAATCCTCGGGACACTCAAGGAGAAAAGTACATTACCTCAATTAATAAAAAAGATTCACGATGAAAGCCCTAATGTAAGAAACACCGTATGTATTGCTCTCGGGAGTTTTAATGACGAAATTGCAGTAGATGCACTTCTGGAGGCATTACATGATGATGACTGGATAGCATTTTCTGCTACAGAAGCCTTGGGGAAAACCGGCAATGAAAGGGCGATTAAGCCATTGCTTGCCATATTTAAAGACGGGAGCGAAGAGGTCTCATTGGCAGCCTGCGAGGAGCTTATGGGGTTTAACGACAAAAAAATAAAAAATGAAATATTCGATATTCTGAAAAGATGGGAGCCTGAAAAGAGAGGTGCTTTTGTTGATATTATTCTGGATAAGGTCGATGATGAGACATTCGAGAACATGAAAGAAAGGATGGGCGAAGAAGTATTCGAACACCTCTTCAACAGTGTTAGGAATGACACGGGGAAACCGGTAAGTCTCATACGGCTTTTGGCGCATTTCAGGCGGACAGAAGCCTGCGACGCGATTCTTTATGTTTTGAGTTCCATGAACCCTGACGACGAAGAATACACTGAAGTCTTAAATGTTTTTGCCCATTTGAGCGATGTATGGAAAGACCGTATTGCATACTATGTGGAACAGAATGAGGGCTATGCAATGCCCGTGATTGAGAGCTGTAAAATTGCAGGGGTGAAAATTGCCGAGGCTCTGCTGTTGAAAATATTTCTTGCGACTTCCATGGACGTGAAACGGGAGATCATAAAAAATCTGCCCGTTTTCTTAGAAGGGGGTGGTCTTTCCGTAATCAAAGAGGCGATAAAGGATCCTGATGGCCATGTAAGGGCTGATGCGCTTACAGTAATCGGAATAATGTCATTGGAGGTAATGAAAGATGACGTCATTACAGCGGTGCGGAAGGACTTTCTTGATGTACGGATACATGCACTGAAAGCCCTCATGAGACTCGATTTCGATAATGGATTGGAACTCATCAGGACCTTTGTGAATAATGGTTCCGATGATGATAAGAAACTGTATCTTGCGGTGGCGAAATTTGGAGATGCCGATAACAATTTTCCCTTTGTTGTAAAGCTCTTATCCGATAAGGACGATAAGATTCGAAGGGCTGTTATCAGTGTAATCGGGCATTTCCTTGACGATGAGAGATATATGGCCATGTTTGTGAAGTTGTTAACGGATGAAAATATTCCCCATGAAACATTGAAGGTGATAAGGGAAAAGAGACTCACCATATTCAGAGATCGTTTACAGGAGATTTTCCACGATACGGACAAGGAATTGTGGACAAGGTACTATGCCTTATCAGCCTTAAGCACCTTTGAAGATGGTTCCCTCTTTGATACTTTTGTAAATGGGCTAAAAGACGATAACAGCATCATAAAAATTGCCTGTATAAAGGCTTTAGCGGATTTGAATGATGTGAGGGCGCTTGAACATATCTATCCTTTTGTTCAAAGCAACGACAACGATGTAAGATCTACAGCAGAGTTTGTCATAGGCAGACTCGAGGGATTTTAG
- a CDS encoding protein-glutamate O-methyltransferase CheR: MLTKESFILLRDFIYEKTGIFFAENKTYLMESRLTNRLSEHGFSTYEDYYYFLKYGGEKSKSEMLSLFDAVTTNETSFFRNPPQLDAFKMIMQKHYFNGKGAGTQLRIWSAASSTGEEAYTLVIILLDMMEKLKRNISFTVVATDISPKVLESARKAVFGSYSVRNIDEAIRKKYFVEEGGVFKLKDIVKKYVKFDFMNLMDANAYRTYKHMDVIFCRNVLIYFDDKMKKKVIDNMYECLKLPGFLTIGHAESLHNLSRAFKPLVFPGTTTYQKG; this comes from the coding sequence ATGCTGACAAAAGAGAGTTTCATCTTATTGAGAGACTTTATATATGAAAAGACAGGCATATTCTTTGCCGAGAATAAGACCTACCTGATGGAGAGCAGGCTGACGAACAGACTGAGTGAGCACGGTTTCAGCACCTATGAAGATTACTATTATTTCCTGAAATACGGAGGTGAAAAGTCGAAGTCGGAAATGCTCAGTCTCTTCGATGCGGTAACCACAAATGAAACAAGCTTTTTCAGGAATCCTCCCCAGCTTGATGCGTTCAAAATGATAATGCAGAAACATTACTTCAACGGTAAGGGCGCAGGTACCCAGTTAAGGATTTGGAGCGCTGCCTCCTCTACAGGAGAAGAGGCCTATACGCTGGTCATTATTCTCCTTGATATGATGGAAAAGCTGAAGAGGAACATCTCATTTACGGTCGTTGCGACGGATATAAGCCCTAAAGTCCTGGAATCTGCCAGGAAAGCGGTATTTGGTTCATACAGCGTGAGGAATATAGATGAAGCCATACGCAAAAAATATTTTGTCGAAGAGGGGGGGGTTTTCAAGCTGAAAGACATTGTGAAGAAATACGTCAAATTCGATTTTATGAATCTGATGGATGCGAATGCATACCGGACGTACAAGCATATGGACGTCATCTTTTGCAGGAATGTTCTTATCTATTTTGATGACAAGATGAAGAAAAAGGTCATTGATAACATGTATGAGTGTCTGAAATTGCCGGGATTCCTTACCATCGGCCACGCTGAGTCTCTCCATAACCTTTCAAGGGCATTTAAACCCTTGGTTTTTCCCGGGACAACTACTTATCAAAAAGGATAA
- a CDS encoding response regulator, which produces MKTILIIDDSPTIRKLLTYVLKKQDYIIAEAEDGIDAMEKLSHVQADIIIVDLNMPNMDGIEFAKNLRSNYYYMDTPIIMLTTTKDDELKRQALEAGVNLFLNKPIQPNILLYKVQSLLMGVE; this is translated from the coding sequence ATGAAAACAATATTAATTATTGATGACTCACCGACGATACGAAAATTGTTAACCTATGTGTTAAAAAAACAGGATTATATCATTGCAGAAGCAGAAGATGGAATAGACGCTATGGAAAAATTGAGCCATGTTCAAGCGGATATCATCATTGTAGACCTCAATATGCCGAACATGGACGGTATAGAATTTGCGAAAAACCTGAGGAGCAATTACTATTACATGGATACGCCAATTATCATGCTGACTACGACAAAAGATGACGAGTTGAAAAGACAGGCACTGGAAGCCGGTGTCAATCTATTCTTAAATAAACCTATCCAGCCGAATATACTTTTATATAAAGTTCAAAGTCTTTTGATGGGGGTGGAATAA
- a CDS encoding chemotaxis protein CheA, whose translation MGNEFLQDDEMQEIINDFIVESGELVENAIQDVVEIEQNQNEETINSIFRAVHTIKGTSSFLGFSALSNLAHRAEDLLGMIRKGEIIIDKEIADTLLEAMDLMRTMIEEIKEHGAEKQDTSVILNKLEILSKVEKKMLGEILIEEKIITKKELENVLDKQKEDKNKKLGEIVVEEKLITDKQLDNILSNQKVRKDDQTVRIDVKKLDELMNLVGELVLGRNRLIMVNNMAKRDSSTNSTLDNLEDVTNYLEVITNELQLSIMKARLVPMSKLFNKVPRLVRDLCNTFTKEIDLKITGEETELDRSLIELLHDPLTHIIRNSVDHGIETPEERNKKGKPEKGLLSISAYNEGNHVIIDIKDDGKGINLEALKEKVVEKGFMNESELKDLTEKEIMNLVFIPGLSTAKKLSSVSGRGVGMDVVKTNIEKMNGQAYIDSKQGKWTKLTIKLPLTLAIMGALMVEIGKELYAIPLSNVIELVKLKKESIKSVNKNEVLMLRDTIIPIVDVSKVMSIGVNGSDGGYLVICKIGEKIVGVKVSSVIGQEEIVIKPLGEFMGNINGICGATISGDGKVILILDIPAMINSSYMNKIHKKKEEKYEGQPVALQQ comes from the coding sequence ATGGGAAATGAATTTTTGCAAGACGACGAAATGCAGGAGATAATCAACGATTTTATCGTTGAATCGGGTGAGCTGGTTGAAAATGCAATCCAGGATGTTGTCGAGATTGAACAGAACCAGAATGAGGAGACTATCAACAGTATTTTCAGGGCGGTCCATACAATAAAAGGGACTTCGAGCTTCCTGGGGTTTAGTGCTTTATCAAATCTTGCCCATAGGGCTGAAGACTTGCTTGGTATGATAAGAAAGGGAGAAATAATTATTGATAAGGAGATAGCTGATACCCTGCTTGAAGCGATGGACCTGATGAGGACAATGATAGAAGAAATAAAGGAACATGGTGCAGAAAAACAGGATACCAGTGTAATCTTGAATAAACTGGAAATCTTGAGCAAAGTTGAAAAAAAGATGCTTGGAGAAATCCTTATTGAAGAGAAGATTATCACAAAAAAGGAACTCGAAAATGTCCTTGATAAACAGAAAGAAGATAAAAACAAGAAATTAGGTGAAATTGTTGTTGAAGAGAAACTCATTACCGACAAGCAATTAGACAATATCCTGTCGAATCAGAAGGTGCGCAAAGATGATCAAACAGTAAGGATAGATGTTAAGAAGCTTGATGAGCTTATGAATCTCGTAGGTGAACTTGTGCTTGGAAGAAACAGGCTCATAATGGTCAATAATATGGCAAAAAGGGACTCAAGCACGAATAGCACGCTTGATAATCTTGAAGATGTAACAAATTACCTTGAAGTTATTACAAACGAACTCCAGCTCTCAATAATGAAGGCACGGCTTGTTCCCATGAGCAAACTATTTAATAAAGTTCCGCGACTTGTAAGGGATTTGTGTAATACATTTACAAAGGAGATCGACTTAAAAATAACCGGAGAAGAAACAGAGCTTGATAGGTCTTTGATAGAATTGCTGCACGATCCTTTGACGCATATCATCAGGAACTCTGTAGATCACGGCATTGAAACACCGGAAGAACGCAATAAAAAGGGTAAACCGGAAAAGGGGCTGTTATCGATTAGTGCTTATAACGAAGGTAACCACGTTATTATAGACATAAAGGATGATGGAAAAGGTATCAACCTCGAGGCGCTTAAAGAAAAGGTTGTCGAGAAAGGTTTTATGAATGAATCTGAATTGAAGGATTTGACAGAAAAAGAAATTATGAATTTGGTGTTTATTCCCGGTCTCAGTACTGCCAAAAAGTTGAGCAGTGTTTCGGGGAGAGGCGTTGGAATGGACGTAGTAAAGACGAACATAGAAAAGATGAACGGTCAGGCTTACATTGATTCTAAACAGGGTAAATGGACAAAACTTACGATTAAACTTCCACTAACTCTTGCTATCATGGGGGCATTGATGGTTGAGATAGGAAAAGAATTGTATGCAATCCCCCTGAGCAATGTTATAGAGCTGGTAAAATTGAAGAAAGAATCCATCAAGTCTGTAAATAAAAACGAGGTATTGATGTTGAGAGATACCATTATTCCTATCGTGGATGTGTCAAAGGTTATGTCGATTGGTGTCAATGGCAGTGACGGCGGATACCTTGTAATCTGCAAAATAGGCGAGAAAATCGTAGGCGTTAAGGTTAGTTCGGTGATAGGACAAGAGGAGATAGTAATAAAGCCCCTTGGTGAATTCATGGGAAACATAAATGGGATATGTGGCGCTACGATAAGCGGTGATGGTAAGGTTATTTTGATTCTCGATATACCGGCAATGATAAACAGTAGTTATATGAATAAAATCCACAAGAAAAAGGAAGAAAAATATGAAGGCCAACCCGTAGCATTGCAACAGTAA
- a CDS encoding chemotaxis protein CheW, translated as MNDDAILQLVTFKLENDEFGVDILKVQEINRMMNITKIPNTPSFTEGVINLRGKIIPIIDLRKKLGFESKAYDKATRIIVIELDGIVLGFVVDSVSEVLRIPRNTIEPPPSIIGGVESDYIEGVGKLEDRLLILLELEKVFTNSERKGIEKINLN; from the coding sequence ATGAATGACGATGCAATATTACAACTTGTTACCTTTAAGCTGGAAAATGACGAGTTTGGTGTTGATATTTTGAAAGTTCAGGAAATCAACAGGATGATGAACATAACAAAAATACCGAATACGCCCAGCTTTACTGAAGGGGTTATCAATCTGAGGGGAAAAATCATTCCCATTATTGATTTGAGAAAAAAGCTTGGCTTTGAGAGTAAAGCATATGACAAGGCGACAAGGATTATTGTGATAGAACTGGATGGGATCGTACTTGGTTTTGTTGTAGATTCCGTATCAGAGGTTCTAAGGATACCCAGAAATACTATTGAACCACCCCCATCGATTATTGGAGGTGTTGAGTCTGATTACATCGAAGGTGTTGGCAAACTGGAAGACAGACTTTTAATCCTCCTTGAGCTGGAAAAGGTTTTTACCAATTCTGAACGGAAAGGGATTGAAAAAATAAACCTTAATTAG
- a CDS encoding flagellar hook-basal body protein: MLKGIYRTLAGKYVTERRMEMVTNNIANALTPGYKSSRPLLNTSRDETAQRNDNPAAAAHINALDSYINFADAPLIETGNRLDLGIEGDGFFVVSVNGQNMYTINGQFTLNSEKKLVTLDGYSVMGDGGEITLDGKDVKIESDGTIYVDKSLTGKIKVVSFEEKKGLKNYGRSLFVNTNPNNAEAIPEKYSVKQGYYEASNVDVMREMIEMMSTLRTYESYSKVDQFFSDMIGKLINIGR; this comes from the coding sequence ATGTTGAAGGGGATATATAGAACACTGGCAGGAAAATATGTAACTGAAAGACGAATGGAGATGGTGACGAATAATATCGCCAATGCGTTAACACCGGGGTACAAGTCATCCAGACCACTATTAAATACGTCAAGGGACGAGACTGCTCAGCGAAATGACAATCCGGCAGCAGCTGCACATATTAACGCTCTTGATTCATACATCAATTTTGCTGATGCCCCTCTCATAGAAACCGGCAACAGACTGGATCTTGGCATCGAAGGGGATGGTTTTTTTGTTGTTTCGGTGAATGGTCAGAATATGTACACAATAAATGGTCAATTTACATTAAACAGCGAAAAGAAACTTGTCACGCTTGATGGCTACTCTGTTATGGGAGATGGTGGAGAGATAACCTTAGACGGAAAAGACGTTAAAATAGAAAGTGACGGTACAATTTATGTTGACAAGAGTCTTACAGGCAAAATAAAGGTCGTTTCTTTTGAAGAAAAAAAGGGCTTGAAAAACTACGGGAGAAGCTTATTTGTCAACACAAATCCGAATAATGCTGAAGCAATCCCGGAAAAATATTCCGTAAAACAAGGATACTATGAAGCCTCAAATGTTGATGTAATGCGAGAAATGATAGAAATGATGTCCACCTTGCGTACCTATGAATCGTACAGCAAGGTTGATCAGTTTTTTAGTGACATGATTGGCAAACTGATTAATATAGGAAGGTAG
- the flgG gene encoding flagellar basal-body rod protein FlgG, whose protein sequence is MIRALWTAGTGMVVQQANLDVIANNIANVNTTGFKKSRADFQDLMYQTLRLQGTKTEGGGQIPTGIQVGHGAMLAAVQKVFMQGDFQETQNELDLAIEGTGFLTVIMPSGEKAYTRSGSLKRDSDGKIVTSEGYSIEPTITIPNNAISVSTGTDGIVSAKLPNQSSPQQIGTMQLASFPNPAGLKSTGKNLYMETDASGAPNTGKPGENGLGTLLQGFLEMSNVNVMQEMINLIVGQRAYEVNSKAIQAADEMLQMANNVRR, encoded by the coding sequence ATGATAAGAGCGCTGTGGACTGCTGGAACAGGAATGGTTGTACAACAGGCAAACCTTGATGTTATCGCTAACAACATTGCGAATGTTAATACAACCGGCTTCAAAAAAAGTAGGGCAGACTTTCAGGACCTCATGTATCAAACGCTGAGGTTGCAAGGCACAAAGACTGAAGGGGGTGGCCAGATACCGACAGGTATCCAAGTCGGGCATGGTGCAATGTTGGCGGCCGTTCAAAAGGTATTTATGCAGGGTGATTTTCAAGAAACGCAGAATGAGCTCGATCTGGCAATTGAAGGGACTGGATTCTTAACGGTTATTATGCCCTCAGGAGAAAAGGCTTATACGAGGTCAGGTTCACTAAAAAGGGATTCAGATGGAAAGATCGTTACCTCCGAAGGATACTCGATTGAACCAACCATTACCATACCGAATAATGCGATTTCTGTGTCAACAGGAACCGACGGGATAGTTTCTGCAAAACTGCCAAATCAGTCTTCGCCGCAGCAGATTGGCACAATGCAATTAGCCTCATTTCCAAACCCGGCAGGGTTGAAGTCAACGGGGAAAAATCTTTATATGGAAACGGATGCGAGCGGCGCTCCTAACACTGGCAAGCCCGGTGAAAACGGTCTTGGCACGCTGCTTCAGGGTTTTCTTGAAATGTCAAATGTGAATGTAATGCAGGAAATGATAAACCTGATTGTCGGTCAGAGGGCTTATGAAGTGAACTCAAAAGCAATCCAGGCGGCGGACGAAATGCTTCAGATGGCAAATAACGTGAGAAGGTAA
- the flgA gene encoding flagellar basal body P-ring formation chaperone FlgA, giving the protein MKSEKLNVKSGKQESMRTRFVLYILLFTIHYSLFTAFAVFAADQSTVEVKLTNFIKQFYSEKGDVYIKFNNYPEVLKDKAKVSHINFAKVPDSNGDGLCTVEIEDKRGLRRNVYVSFKALNKKRLYALKQNLKKGDIVTARDIAKKEVFLNENKGNYPSEIEDVIGKVIKKDVNAGAVFTNDMIEDNYVIKKNEIINVVAQSKRLSVQTKGRAEEKGRIGDTIRVKNMTSQKEILGKVTGSGVVNVDM; this is encoded by the coding sequence ATGAAAAGTGAAAAGCTAAATGTGAAAAGTGGAAAACAGGAAAGCATGAGAACAAGATTTGTTCTATATATATTACTATTCACTATTCACTATTCACTATTCACTGCTTTCGCTGTTTTTGCAGCAGACCAATCTACAGTCGAGGTGAAATTAACCAATTTTATAAAACAGTTCTATAGTGAAAAGGGAGATGTTTATATAAAGTTTAATAATTACCCTGAGGTACTGAAGGATAAGGCGAAGGTAAGCCATATTAATTTTGCAAAGGTGCCGGATTCGAATGGAGATGGGCTCTGCACAGTAGAAATTGAAGATAAACGAGGGCTTAGGAGGAATGTTTATGTGTCTTTCAAGGCTCTAAACAAAAAAAGACTCTATGCCTTAAAACAAAATCTAAAGAAAGGCGACATCGTTACCGCCAGAGATATTGCGAAAAAAGAAGTATTCTTGAACGAAAATAAAGGAAACTATCCATCGGAGATAGAGGATGTTATTGGAAAGGTTATTAAAAAAGATGTGAATGCAGGTGCAGTCTTTACAAATGACATGATCGAGGACAATTATGTTATCAAAAAAAATGAGATTATAAACGTTGTGGCGCAAAGCAAAAGACTTTCTGTACAAACCAAAGGTAGGGCCGAAGAGAAAGGAAGAATCGGCGATACCATAAGAGTCAAAAATATGACTTCTCAAAAAGAGATTCTGGGTAAAGTGACAGGAAGCGGTGTTGTGAATGTTGACATGTAA
- a CDS encoding flagellar basal body L-ring protein FlgH produces the protein MINLTLKHGTMAFVTGLRHPRFRIVKRLFSTSCLLIVTLLCGCNTTEYTSRIRNEPFNIDNTFKHIPQQQVRKNNNTGTVWPGERNTNNFFSDNRAARVGDVITIKVAEATKANEAATTDLKRTGANVNLGVPNFFGLETNKYPSSINPASMVNATVKNDFKGEGETTRNGTFAATLAAKVVEVMPNGNLAVEGKREISVNNERKEMLFQGIVRPKDIAADNSVFSTQVADAKVIMTGIGVVGEKQSPGWLARIFDIVWPF, from the coding sequence ATGATAAACTTAACGCTTAAGCACGGAACGATGGCATTTGTCACCGGATTGCGGCATCCACGTTTCAGAATTGTTAAACGGTTATTTTCAACATCTTGTTTATTGATTGTGACGCTATTGTGCGGATGCAATACAACAGAGTATACAAGCCGGATCAGGAACGAACCCTTCAACATAGATAACACCTTCAAGCATATCCCGCAACAACAGGTACGTAAGAATAATAATACAGGAACAGTCTGGCCCGGAGAAAGGAATACAAACAACTTTTTTTCAGACAACAGGGCAGCCAGGGTGGGCGACGTAATAACGATAAAGGTTGCAGAGGCAACCAAGGCGAATGAAGCAGCAACGACCGATTTAAAGAGGACGGGCGCTAACGTAAACCTCGGCGTACCGAATTTTTTTGGCCTGGAAACAAACAAATATCCTTCAAGCATAAACCCGGCAAGCATGGTTAACGCAACGGTCAAGAACGACTTCAAAGGCGAAGGTGAAACCACGAGAAATGGTACTTTTGCTGCCACACTTGCGGCAAAGGTTGTCGAAGTTATGCCGAACGGGAATCTTGCTGTTGAAGGAAAAAGGGAGATTTCAGTCAATAACGAGAGAAAAGAGATGCTGTTCCAGGGAATAGTAAGACCCAAAGATATCGCAGCCGATAATTCTGTTTTCTCAACCCAGGTGGCCGATGCAAAAGTCATTATGACAGGGATTGGTGTTGTAGGCGAAAAACAATCACCTGGCTGGCTTGCCAGGATATTTGATATTGTTTGGCCGTTCTAA